A genomic segment from Verrucomicrobiia bacterium encodes:
- a CDS encoding endo-1,4-beta-xylanase, with protein sequence MKIQSCFGGWLVMFAVAMDAGGAAAQAAGQQTLKEAYKNHFLVGVAINRPTAMGNDAPANNVNRTLEQVRQDTSVVLEQFNQLAPENDLKWEMIHPREGSNGYEFGPADAFVEFGVRHQMYLAGHTLVWHSQTPDWVFRGTNPPPALANAASSSNTQAGATLPRRRFGGSRGYSGPRASREELLARMREHIHTVVGRYKGKIQCWDVVNEAISDAGTNVLRNSLWLEIIGPDFIAKAFEYAHEADPKAILRYNDYGLENPAKRQKLISLIKSLQAQGVPVHAIGSQTHVTASRPSYEDMDRTLTELASLGLPVHITELDVNGAQGGQASTSADISESAGRTQGGLVDDANRRLAEQYANLFKLFIKHRDHVKMVTFWGVNDAVSWRANGKPLLFDGSNRPKPAFDSVIRVAAEANPTVQ encoded by the coding sequence ATGAAGATTCAATCGTGTTTTGGCGGCTGGCTGGTGATGTTCGCGGTGGCGATGGATGCAGGAGGGGCGGCAGCTCAGGCGGCCGGCCAGCAAACGCTGAAAGAGGCTTACAAAAATCATTTCCTTGTAGGCGTCGCAATCAATCGGCCGACGGCCATGGGCAATGATGCTCCCGCGAACAATGTAAACCGCACGCTCGAGCAGGTGCGCCAGGACACAAGCGTGGTGCTGGAGCAATTCAATCAGCTGGCCCCGGAGAATGATCTGAAGTGGGAAATGATTCATCCCAGGGAAGGCTCAAACGGCTATGAGTTCGGCCCTGCCGACGCTTTCGTGGAATTTGGGGTGAGGCATCAGATGTATCTTGCCGGTCACACGCTGGTCTGGCATTCGCAGACGCCTGATTGGGTCTTTCGGGGAACCAATCCGCCGCCCGCGCTGGCGAATGCAGCATCGAGTTCAAACACGCAGGCCGGGGCGACACTGCCTCGCCGGCGTTTTGGAGGGTCGCGCGGATACAGCGGACCACGAGCGTCGCGGGAGGAATTGCTGGCGCGGATGCGCGAACACATTCACACCGTCGTTGGCCGCTACAAGGGCAAGATCCAATGCTGGGACGTCGTGAATGAGGCTATTTCTGATGCCGGAACAAACGTGCTTCGCAACTCGCTGTGGCTTGAGATCATTGGCCCGGATTTCATCGCAAAAGCATTCGAGTATGCTCACGAGGCTGATCCGAAGGCGATCCTTCGCTACAATGATTACGGACTCGAGAATCCGGCCAAACGCCAGAAGTTGATCAGTCTCATCAAATCCCTCCAGGCGCAGGGAGTTCCTGTCCATGCAATCGGTTCGCAGACGCATGTTACCGCATCGCGGCCGAGTTATGAGGACATGGACCGGACGCTTACTGAACTGGCGTCCCTCGGCCTTCCGGTTCACATTACCGAACTGGACGTCAACGGCGCGCAGGGTGGCCAGGCGAGTACGAGCGCCGACATCTCCGAGAGCGCCGGACGCACGCAGGGCGGGCTTGTGGACGACGCAAACCGCCGGCTGGCGGAGCAATACGCGAACCTCTTCAAGCTGTTCATAAAGCATCGGGATCATGTGAAGATGGTTACGTTTTGGGGTGTAAACGACGCGGTGTCCTGGAGGGCGAACGGCAAGCCGCTCCTTTTCGATGGAAGCAACAGGCCAAAACCGGCGTTCGACAGCGTGATCCGGGTGGCTGCCGAGGCAAACCCGACTGTGCAGTAA
- a CDS encoding alpha-glucuronidase family glycosyl hydrolase gives MTHRFMNISRREFVAASLASVAGLYVGGCATDGDGRAAAAALPDEDGYKLWLRYEPLRPMLRNYRQVVRQIRVDGNSATAGVIRDELAMALSSMLEQNIPVIKSAPGQGAIVVGTPAGSAFVRHLNWNAELAGVGAEGFLIRSIRSNNRHVTVIAANQDIGALYGVFHFLRLMQTGSRLGDLNIQESPALQLRLMNHWDNPNGTIERGYAGRSLWQWNELPRTPSSRYKDYARACASIGMNGSVVNNVNADPRILTGEWLRKVAALADVWRPYGIRTYVSANFAAPVRVGGLTTADPLDPAVITWWKAKADEIYGLIPDFGGFLVKANSEGQPGPKTYGRTHAEGANVLADALAPHKGNVMWRAFVYDEDVDPDRAKRAYIEFMRLDGKFRPNVAIQVKNGAIDFQPREPFHPLFGAMKHTPVIAEIQATQEYLGQARHLVYLGTMWKEFLDADTHAHGSGSTVASVLSGKAEPSRITGMVSVVNPGLDRNWCGHHFSQSNWYASGRLAWNPKLAAGAVAEEWTRMTFTNDEKTVAVIRDMMMSSRETFVNYTMPLGLHHLIGGDHYAPMPWNNRAPREDWTATYYHQASEQGIGFDRTRRGNGAVEQYFQPVCDEFDDVARCPEKFLLWFHRCGWEHRMRSGKTLWDELCAHYHAGASQAAVLQQTWDSLRGNVDAQRHREVAERLTIQVTDAAKWRDQILEYFARFSKRAVPRPA, from the coding sequence ATGACACATCGGTTCATGAATATTTCCCGAAGAGAGTTTGTTGCAGCGAGTCTCGCCAGCGTTGCGGGCCTCTATGTTGGCGGATGCGCGACAGATGGCGATGGCCGCGCCGCTGCTGCGGCGCTTCCGGACGAGGACGGCTACAAGCTGTGGCTGAGGTATGAACCGCTCCGTCCGATGCTTCGAAATTACCGCCAGGTCGTGCGGCAGATTCGGGTCGATGGGAATTCTGCAACGGCTGGTGTCATCCGCGACGAACTTGCCATGGCGCTGTCATCGATGCTGGAACAGAACATTCCTGTTATAAAATCAGCACCTGGGCAGGGTGCGATTGTGGTGGGAACCCCCGCGGGTTCGGCATTCGTTCGCCATTTAAATTGGAATGCTGAATTGGCCGGCGTCGGCGCTGAGGGGTTTTTGATTCGTTCCATTCGATCAAACAACCGCCACGTGACTGTGATTGCAGCCAATCAGGACATCGGCGCGCTTTATGGGGTCTTCCATTTCTTGCGCCTGATGCAAACGGGATCGCGCCTGGGTGATCTCAACATCCAGGAGAGCCCAGCGCTTCAGCTGCGTCTCATGAATCATTGGGATAATCCGAACGGCACTATTGAGCGCGGCTACGCTGGCCGGTCGCTCTGGCAGTGGAATGAACTGCCACGGACGCCAAGCTCGCGATACAAGGACTACGCGCGTGCCTGTGCCTCGATTGGAATGAACGGGTCAGTGGTGAACAACGTCAACGCCGATCCGCGCATCCTGACGGGAGAATGGCTTCGCAAAGTGGCTGCCCTGGCGGATGTGTGGCGGCCGTATGGAATTCGAACCTACGTGAGCGCCAACTTCGCGGCCCCCGTGCGCGTAGGTGGTTTGACAACAGCGGATCCACTGGACCCGGCCGTGATCACCTGGTGGAAGGCCAAGGCCGACGAAATCTACGGGCTGATTCCGGACTTCGGTGGCTTCCTCGTCAAGGCGAACTCAGAGGGGCAGCCAGGTCCGAAGACTTACGGGCGGACCCACGCCGAGGGTGCGAACGTCCTTGCCGACGCGCTCGCGCCTCACAAGGGGAATGTCATGTGGCGGGCATTTGTTTATGACGAGGACGTGGACCCCGACCGCGCCAAACGGGCCTACATCGAGTTTATGCGTCTCGATGGAAAGTTCCGCCCCAATGTCGCCATCCAGGTGAAGAACGGTGCCATCGACTTTCAACCGCGCGAACCGTTTCACCCGCTTTTTGGCGCCATGAAGCACACGCCTGTCATTGCCGAAATCCAGGCGACGCAGGAATACCTCGGCCAGGCACGGCATCTCGTTTACCTGGGAACGATGTGGAAGGAGTTCCTGGACGCCGACACACATGCGCACGGCAGCGGTTCCACAGTGGCCAGTGTGCTTTCGGGCAAGGCGGAGCCAAGCCGCATCACGGGCATGGTTTCCGTTGTAAATCCCGGGCTCGATCGCAACTGGTGCGGACATCACTTCTCCCAGTCCAACTGGTATGCGTCCGGACGTCTGGCATGGAATCCGAAACTCGCGGCCGGTGCAGTGGCGGAGGAATGGACGCGGATGACGTTCACGAATGATGAGAAAACGGTTGCAGTGATTCGTGACATGATGATGTCGTCGCGGGAGACCTTTGTGAACTACACGATGCCACTAGGACTCCATCATTTAATAGGCGGCGATCATTACGCTCCCATGCCCTGGAATAATCGCGCGCCGAGGGAGGACTGGACCGCAACCTATTACCATCAGGCGTCGGAGCAGGGGATTGGATTCGATCGCACCCGGCGAGGAAACGGCGCGGTGGAACAATACTTCCAGCCTGTCTGCGACGAGTTCGATGACGTTGCGCGATGCCCGGAAAAGTTCCTGCTCTGGTTTCATCGATGCGGTTGGGAGCATCGGATGCGTTCAGGAAAAACCCTTTGGGACGAACTGTGCGCACACTATCACGCGGGAGCGAGTCAGGCAGCGGTCTTGCAACAGACTTGGGATTCACTCAGGGGAAACGTCGATGCTCAACGCCACAGGGAAGTTGCTGAGCGCCTGACGATCCAGGTGACGGATGCGGCAAAGTGGCGGGACCAGATCCTGGAGTATTTCGCGCGCTTCAGTAAGCGGGCTGTTCCCCGTCCCGCATGA